In a single window of the Sulfitobacter indolifex genome:
- a CDS encoding cache domain-containing protein, protein MRSLQKKPLPRAFFWIATTLIVSVLCAALFVAYTVTQRSNLAQQQLRHDIVLRGADAMGLSFNTALKREWDSLHAVARNISNSSKPEIDGFMDAVAQTGGQVAWSGFADLGGKIVSGSNRLREGQDVNERRWFREGLRQPNVGNVFTSSSLEPDDNDRKQRLLNLSTPVFDEQTGEVTGVVTYSLRMAWVQSFLTRARERLNIDVVVQNREGETIVDTRDTARELPEAAVAQASLGQDLPGTFQLLDQADGLYAFSPNFVSDELPDFGWRVFAVLDPSKLINGVPQLLQSSVIAVSIAAIFVLIATLTVARVVLRPLEDLVTTATGMAEAEFSYPRESRSSREAVDLSRALARIQATLALNQQATADGPPSLRLLENNADVTPIKDGDPSDMTSDQTWKQNPTRRKS, encoded by the coding sequence ATGCGTAGTTTGCAAAAGAAGCCTTTGCCACGTGCTTTTTTCTGGATTGCGACAACTCTTATCGTCTCGGTGCTCTGCGCTGCGCTGTTTGTAGCTTATACTGTTACGCAGCGCAGTAACTTAGCGCAGCAACAGTTGCGGCATGACATCGTTTTGCGCGGTGCAGACGCGATGGGTTTGAGCTTCAATACCGCGCTAAAGCGTGAGTGGGACAGTCTTCACGCCGTCGCGCGTAACATCAGCAATTCTTCTAAGCCCGAGATCGATGGGTTCATGGATGCTGTGGCCCAAACCGGCGGTCAGGTCGCTTGGTCGGGTTTTGCCGATTTGGGGGGAAAGATCGTATCGGGATCCAACCGCCTGCGAGAAGGGCAAGATGTGAACGAGCGCCGTTGGTTCCGCGAAGGTCTGCGTCAGCCAAACGTCGGGAATGTTTTTACCAGCAGCTCGCTCGAACCAGATGACAACGACCGCAAGCAACGGCTGCTCAACCTTTCGACGCCGGTTTTCGATGAACAGACAGGTGAGGTGACGGGCGTCGTCACCTACAGCCTGCGTATGGCATGGGTACAGTCCTTTCTGACGCGTGCCCGCGAGCGGTTGAATATCGACGTGGTGGTGCAAAACCGCGAAGGTGAGACAATCGTGGATACCCGCGACACGGCCCGCGAATTGCCCGAGGCTGCCGTGGCGCAGGCAAGTTTAGGACAGGATTTGCCCGGAACGTTCCAATTGCTTGACCAAGCCGACGGGCTCTATGCCTTTTCGCCCAACTTCGTCAGCGATGAACTGCCTGATTTCGGTTGGCGTGTCTTTGCTGTTCTGGATCCGAGTAAGTTGATCAATGGGGTGCCGCAGTTGCTGCAAAGCTCGGTTATAGCGGTTTCCATCGCCGCGATCTTTGTCCTGATTGCGACATTAACCGTCGCGCGGGTGGTGCTGCGCCCGTTGGAAGATTTGGTCACCACCGCAACGGGGATGGCGGAAGCTGAGTTTAGCTACCCGCGGGAGAGCCGGAGTTCGCGCGAAGCCGTTGATTTGTCGCGGGCCTTGGCCCGCATTCAAGCGACCTTGGCCCTGAACCAGCAAGCCACGGCAGACGGCCCCCCTTCGCTTCGATTGCTGGAGAACAATGCAGACGTGACGCCTATCAAAGATGGCGATCCGAGTGATATGACTTCGGACCAAACATGGAAGCAAAACCCAACGAGGCGTAAATCTTGA
- a CDS encoding glycosyltransferase, producing the protein MLPFPHLGEIGSATMHLLLVIGVGSLMPLVVDPQRRWHRAVLLSVAGVLALRYMWWRATQTLAPADFSLDMMGSWLLFGLETFSVLGSLSAFLILSRYKLRSKEADAHAEWWGNEEPRVAILIATYNEDKEILERTIVGAKFLRHRSKEIIVCDDNRRDWLREFCAELEVRYIRRPTNEGQKAGNINHALDRLAEDTVAPDFVAVLDADFVPHRGFLSRSLALFHDPEVGLVQTPQHFFNQDPIQHNFNLGRSYPDEQRFFFDHMQPSRDGWGIAFCCGTSSVCRWTALREIGGFYTESVTEDFMLTLALQNAGWRSVYLAEPLSEGLAPEGLKEYVTQRARWCLGLMQIARSSLGPLSSNNLRLRDRWSVLDSILFWTTTYPFRIAAIIFPLLYWFFDIIVVDARLPDVLSYFGAYYFWILLTLNFLTRGMVVPILNDVSQLLGAIPISRAAFTGLVKPHGHPFSVTAKGGDRSKVVVQWHLMMPFLIGFILTLGGLLFGIAFDQFATFSAGDGKWVILFWSLYNLLVLAVTCLACIERPRRELHVSDRPERAVFSTDGRQHELWITSLTMDTVRIRGLQIPPQTRGHLVIDDIPGRIETYAIAEVADGLRLQLLPTEAQREAFFVKFYADGLEPGVTEVKLRSLARDIFRSIGPRRD; encoded by the coding sequence ATGCTGCCCTTTCCGCATCTCGGCGAGATCGGCTCTGCCACCATGCATTTGCTGCTGGTGATCGGCGTGGGGTCACTGATGCCCTTGGTCGTTGATCCGCAACGACGTTGGCATCGGGCCGTACTGCTTAGCGTCGCGGGTGTTTTGGCGCTGCGCTACATGTGGTGGCGCGCCACGCAGACGCTTGCTCCAGCTGACTTCAGCCTCGATATGATGGGAAGCTGGCTCCTCTTCGGGTTGGAGACCTTTTCAGTGCTGGGCTCACTCAGCGCCTTTCTGATCCTCTCGCGCTACAAGCTGCGCAGCAAAGAGGCCGATGCCCATGCAGAATGGTGGGGCAATGAGGAGCCACGGGTTGCGATCCTGATTGCGACCTACAATGAGGACAAGGAAATCCTTGAGCGGACCATTGTCGGGGCAAAGTTCCTACGGCACCGAAGCAAGGAGATCATTGTTTGCGATGACAATCGCCGGGACTGGCTCCGGGAATTCTGCGCCGAACTGGAGGTGCGCTATATCCGGCGGCCTACCAATGAGGGACAAAAGGCAGGCAACATCAACCATGCGCTGGACCGTCTGGCGGAAGATACTGTGGCGCCTGATTTTGTCGCTGTGCTCGATGCGGACTTCGTGCCGCACCGGGGTTTTTTGTCGCGCTCCTTGGCCCTGTTCCACGATCCCGAGGTCGGTCTGGTTCAGACGCCGCAGCACTTTTTTAACCAAGACCCGATCCAGCATAACTTTAACCTCGGTCGGTCCTACCCGGACGAACAGAGGTTCTTCTTTGATCACATGCAGCCTTCCCGCGATGGCTGGGGCATTGCCTTTTGCTGTGGCACCTCTTCGGTTTGCCGCTGGACCGCGCTGCGCGAAATTGGCGGGTTTTACACCGAATCCGTGACCGAAGATTTCATGCTGACACTGGCGTTACAAAACGCGGGCTGGCGCTCTGTTTATCTGGCGGAACCCCTGTCCGAAGGGCTCGCGCCTGAGGGATTGAAGGAATATGTCACCCAACGCGCGCGCTGGTGCCTTGGACTGATGCAAATCGCACGCTCCTCGCTCGGGCCGCTGTCATCCAACAACCTGCGTCTGCGCGATCGGTGGAGCGTGCTGGACTCGATCCTGTTCTGGACCACCACTTATCCCTTCCGCATCGCCGCCATCATCTTTCCACTGCTCTATTGGTTCTTTGACATCATCGTGGTCGACGCGCGCCTGCCCGATGTCTTGAGCTATTTCGGCGCCTATTATTTTTGGATCTTGCTCACCCTGAACTTCTTGACCCGAGGCATGGTGGTGCCGATCCTAAACGACGTGAGCCAGCTTTTGGGGGCGATCCCGATCAGCCGTGCGGCCTTTACCGGGTTGGTCAAACCCCACGGGCACCCCTTTTCGGTGACGGCAAAGGGCGGTGACCGCTCGAAGGTCGTGGTGCAATGGCACCTGATGATGCCCTTCCTAATCGGGTTCATCCTGACGCTGGGGGGGCTGCTTTTCGGCATCGCCTTCGACCAATTCGCGACCTTTTCTGCCGGAGACGGCAAATGGGTCATCCTGTTCTGGAGCCTGTATAATCTGCTGGTGCTGGCGGTGACCTGTCTGGCTTGCATTGAACGCCCGCGCCGGGAGCTTCACGTCAGCGACAGGCCAGAGCGCGCGGTATTCTCGACTGACGGACGCCAGCATGAGCTTTGGATCACATCGCTGACGATGGACACAGTGCGCATTCGCGGTCTGCAAATCCCGCCCCAGACGCGGGGGCATCTGGTGATTGACGACATTCCGGGACGGATCGAAACCTATGCGATTGCCGAAGTCGCCGACGGACTGCGCCTACAGCTTTTACCGACAGAAGCTCAGCGCGAGGCCTTTTTCGTGAAATTCTACGCGGACGGCCTTGAGCCGGGGGTGACCGAGGTCAAACTGAGGAGTCTTGCCAGAGACATCTTCCGCAGCATCGGACCTCGGCGCGACTAA
- a CDS encoding HlyD family efflux transporter periplasmic adaptor subunit: MKLLRLILSIVLIAVALWVIIAEQMAGASANAFVNAPVVTIRANTAGDLSLPDTPFGARVQKGETIATVDDPLVDTVRLNDLRMEQGFIEGEIARLEADLESTRSLRDSLMNRAATFREARVKELRTRLEHARFRLTVLEGGELPEEADQEVLSLVGELPNRVPMEPGLAPLILDHARERVEVLAIALETAKAGVFLGDGYNDSPNAEQRATELETVISQLENSLGEAQARLETLTARSQRENLRVNAAGGGEIASPVNGIYWEILQADGINVQRGDPILRLVNCDATFVSLSVTERVFNSLQIGDAASFRLTGREKVMEGTVARLAGAGAATIYQNLAVAPSEKHLERYDVALLVPELTADHERGCSIGRTGRAFFDERPLNWFRALLN, encoded by the coding sequence ATGAAGTTGCTACGCCTGATCCTCAGCATCGTACTCATCGCGGTTGCACTATGGGTGATCATCGCCGAGCAAATGGCGGGGGCCAGTGCAAACGCCTTTGTCAATGCACCCGTTGTGACCATCCGGGCAAATACGGCCGGAGACCTTAGCCTGCCCGACACGCCCTTCGGTGCGCGTGTGCAAAAAGGGGAGACCATAGCCACCGTGGATGACCCGCTCGTCGACACGGTGCGTCTAAACGATCTGCGCATGGAACAAGGGTTCATTGAGGGAGAGATTGCCCGGCTTGAGGCTGACCTCGAAAGCACCCGTTCGTTGCGCGACAGCCTGATGAACCGCGCCGCGACCTTTCGTGAGGCCCGGGTGAAAGAACTGCGCACCCGGCTTGAACATGCCCGCTTTCGGTTAACCGTTTTAGAGGGAGGCGAACTGCCGGAGGAGGCAGATCAGGAAGTCTTGTCACTGGTTGGTGAACTGCCCAACCGCGTTCCAATGGAGCCGGGGCTGGCGCCGCTAATTCTCGACCACGCGCGGGAACGGGTCGAAGTGCTGGCGATCGCCCTTGAGACGGCAAAGGCCGGGGTTTTCCTCGGCGACGGCTACAACGACTCACCAAATGCAGAGCAGCGCGCGACCGAGTTAGAAACTGTGATCTCGCAGCTTGAGAACAGTCTTGGGGAAGCACAAGCGCGGCTTGAAACACTTACTGCACGCAGCCAGCGCGAAAATCTGCGGGTGAATGCCGCGGGCGGGGGAGAAATCGCCTCTCCGGTCAACGGGATCTATTGGGAGATCCTGCAAGCCGATGGGATCAACGTACAGCGGGGCGACCCGATCCTGCGACTGGTCAATTGCGATGCGACATTTGTGTCCCTGTCTGTCACGGAGCGGGTCTTCAACTCGCTGCAAATCGGCGATGCTGCCTCCTTTCGTCTGACCGGGCGTGAGAAAGTGATGGAGGGGACCGTGGCGCGTCTCGCCGGAGCCGGTGCGGCGACGATTTATCAGAATTTGGCCGTAGCGCCGTCGGAAAAACATTTGGAGCGCTACGACGTGGCGCTTTTGGTACCGGAACTAACCGCCGACCACGAACGCGGCTGCTCGATCGGACGCACCGGGCGCGCTTTCTTTGATGAGCGGCCCCTCAACTGGTTTCGGGCACTGCTGAACTGA
- a CDS encoding glycosyl hydrolase family 8, with protein MNRRRLLVTLPCIAVASSGWGQDRQLDTWSAWKAAHLNEAGRVIDEGNDDISHSEGQAYGLLLAQAFGDRDAFRRIEAWTQSKLATRPDGLMAWKWQGNEADLRNATDGDLLRAWALLRATRDSGWGEYEGEASQICRGLIETCLAPDPRVPSELLLKPASHTTATDQSVIVNPFYYMSRALIELGEAFGQVDLLRTAAHGEQLLRDPAALRDWIDVTPSGIKAATDLSNAFGWDALRIPLYLFWSGRHDHPALGAASTLFASATLAEHVATVTAPSGQLLAQSDAAGFRAVADIAAGKSPAQPRPGQGYYADTLALLAQIAWREGI; from the coding sequence ATGAATAGGCGTAGGTTGCTTGTGACGCTACCCTGCATCGCCGTGGCTTCGTCTGGGTGGGGGCAAGATCGGCAGTTGGACACTTGGAGCGCCTGGAAAGCGGCGCACCTAAACGAGGCTGGCCGGGTCATCGACGAAGGCAACGACGATATCAGCCATTCCGAAGGGCAAGCATATGGCCTGCTTCTTGCGCAGGCCTTTGGGGATCGGGACGCGTTCAGACGTATCGAGGCATGGACCCAGAGTAAGCTCGCGACCCGGCCTGACGGGCTGATGGCATGGAAGTGGCAAGGCAACGAGGCCGATCTTAGAAACGCCACGGACGGTGACCTGCTGCGCGCTTGGGCGCTGCTGCGTGCCACGCGAGATTCCGGATGGGGCGAATATGAGGGTGAGGCCTCGCAAATCTGTCGCGGACTTATTGAGACCTGTCTCGCGCCTGACCCTCGGGTGCCGAGTGAGTTATTGCTCAAACCAGCCAGCCATACGACGGCAACCGACCAGTCGGTGATCGTGAACCCCTTTTATTACATGAGTCGTGCTCTGATCGAACTGGGGGAAGCTTTTGGACAGGTTGATCTGCTGCGCACTGCCGCGCATGGCGAACAGTTGTTGCGTGATCCCGCAGCCCTGCGGGATTGGATCGATGTCACCCCGAGCGGCATAAAAGCAGCAACAGACTTGTCCAACGCCTTTGGCTGGGACGCGCTGCGCATACCGCTCTATTTGTTCTGGTCAGGACGCCATGACCATCCGGCATTAGGGGCCGCCAGCACCCTTTTCGCGAGCGCGACCTTAGCCGAGCATGTCGCGACCGTTACCGCCCCATCGGGTCAGTTGTTAGCGCAAAGCGACGCGGCGGGTTTTCGTGCCGTGGCCGATATTGCCGCCGGAAAATCCCCGGCACAGCCACGCCCCGGTCAAGGCTATTACGCTGACACGCTTGCGCTTTTGGCGCAAATTGCATGGCGCGAAGGCATATAA
- a CDS encoding PAS domain S-box protein, with protein MCTEHHDAEAMFQSIVDNSPFGVWVVDQDGLVVFSNRSAEALLLHRWTKTTGAQIAELLPALSVSNGGLTITDLKIGDFENIISLPSDDDARYGEVNLSQFKDAEGRPFTIVNVNEITSRVKSWYALRDQEERWNLALEGSQIGVFESDLRTGAGRASDAWYQLLGICDANGKDSDREWRERIHPDDREEVEALDAECIAGRVERSEAKFRMRVGDNDWRWMRSILRVTERDEQGDPVRVLGTMIDTTPLETALALAEARRAGLEVLVSNAPVAMAVMSLDGTFLLLNDPCYSLFGYAAGQLERKNLWQLSGQKTLENLKAEVEALFNGDSSISRVEEKYVRPNGEVIDIAIRISIYRPERVSDSRLIVQMVDITETKRLEALKNDFVATVSHELRTPLASVHGALRLLAGVIGEGAPEQVDKLLGMASRNSERLTQVVNDLLDFQKLTAGHFSVEITQVDAVDIVQQTVVDNEPFANKFSVSVLVDAPEHPVIIHADAQRLKQVLTNLLSNAAKFSDCGTTVDVKAGIDEEAFLISVTNRGRGISPEFGKRLFEPFSQQAEHLTRDREGTGLGLAISKELVENMGGAIGYSSQINVQTTFWVRLPLALPTGASARPRPSGSIEAPSSPTSSSPERNGTTY; from the coding sequence GTGTGCACAGAACACCATGATGCCGAAGCGATGTTTCAATCAATCGTCGACAACAGTCCGTTCGGCGTTTGGGTCGTGGATCAGGACGGCCTGGTCGTCTTTAGCAATCGAAGCGCAGAGGCCTTATTGCTGCACAGATGGACGAAAACCACCGGCGCACAAATCGCTGAATTGTTACCGGCTTTGTCGGTGTCTAACGGCGGGCTGACCATCACCGACCTTAAGATCGGGGACTTCGAAAATATCATCTCCCTCCCATCGGATGACGATGCGCGCTACGGGGAAGTAAACCTGAGCCAGTTTAAGGACGCTGAGGGTCGGCCATTTACAATCGTGAACGTCAACGAAATCACGAGTCGCGTCAAATCTTGGTATGCGTTGAGAGATCAGGAAGAACGCTGGAACCTGGCGCTTGAGGGAAGCCAAATTGGCGTGTTTGAGTCGGACCTTCGCACAGGCGCGGGCCGTGCATCTGACGCTTGGTATCAACTGCTCGGCATATGCGATGCGAACGGAAAAGATTCCGATCGCGAGTGGCGCGAACGGATCCATCCGGACGACCGGGAAGAGGTGGAAGCACTTGACGCCGAATGCATCGCAGGGCGCGTTGAACGATCAGAAGCCAAGTTTCGGATGCGCGTTGGCGACAACGATTGGCGCTGGATGCGGTCCATTCTTCGAGTGACGGAACGAGATGAGCAGGGCGATCCAGTGCGCGTGCTCGGCACGATGATTGACACCACCCCGCTCGAAACCGCACTGGCGCTGGCGGAGGCCCGCAGGGCGGGCTTGGAGGTGCTGGTGTCCAACGCGCCGGTTGCCATGGCCGTCATGTCTCTTGATGGGACGTTCTTGCTGTTGAACGATCCGTGTTATTCGCTGTTCGGCTATGCCGCCGGGCAGCTTGAGCGAAAGAACCTTTGGCAGCTTTCCGGGCAGAAGACGCTGGAAAACCTTAAGGCTGAAGTTGAGGCGCTTTTCAACGGAGACAGCAGCATTTCCCGCGTTGAGGAGAAATACGTACGGCCCAACGGTGAAGTTATTGATATTGCGATCAGAATATCGATCTATCGCCCGGAGCGAGTCAGCGACAGCCGTCTCATCGTTCAAATGGTCGACATCACCGAGACCAAGAGGTTGGAGGCCCTGAAGAATGATTTCGTGGCCACGGTCAGTCACGAATTGCGCACCCCGCTCGCCTCGGTTCATGGTGCCCTGCGCCTGCTCGCCGGGGTTATCGGAGAGGGCGCGCCCGAACAGGTGGACAAGCTTTTGGGGATGGCCAGCAGAAACAGCGAGCGGTTGACCCAAGTGGTCAATGATCTGCTCGACTTCCAAAAGCTTACGGCAGGGCATTTCTCGGTCGAGATCACACAGGTCGATGCCGTAGATATCGTCCAGCAAACCGTCGTCGACAATGAGCCCTTCGCGAACAAGTTCAGCGTATCTGTCTTGGTGGATGCGCCGGAACATCCCGTCATCATCCATGCCGACGCCCAACGTTTAAAGCAGGTGCTCACCAACCTTCTCTCAAATGCGGCCAAATTCTCTGACTGCGGTACGACGGTCGACGTCAAAGCAGGGATCGATGAAGAGGCATTCCTGATTTCCGTAACCAATAGGGGTCGCGGTATTTCCCCTGAGTTCGGCAAACGGCTTTTTGAGCCTTTTTCGCAACAGGCCGAACATCTGACCCGTGATCGAGAGGGCACTGGTCTGGGGCTGGCAATCTCAAAAGAGCTGGTCGAAAATATGGGCGGTGCAATCGGCTACAGCTCACAAATCAATGTGCAGACCACGTTCTGGGTTCGGCTTCCTCTGGCTTTGCCGACTGGCGCAAGCGCAAGACCCCGCCCATCAGGATCAATAGAGGCCCCGTCATCTCCAACATCCAGTTCACCCGAACGGAATGGAACGACATATTGA
- a CDS encoding response regulator produces MYKTRSRAQIYCPVLEEVFKIRTPAIVSPQGCISLLRAIYIQYVLLPEVFQMNILAVDDDPIILDLIRTTVQPLREITVTTSSSSLEAWDLLSAGAAHFDCLLLDIEMPDIDGITLCRQIRSLPDHLDTPILMLTRRTDALSVGHAFVAGATDYVTKPFELGDLKSRLRVADRMVKRSDAVPQIPARALQKIGLPGVHLFNEDQPLHIKDVPQLIGPFSLGAYLSQLSRSSLDDCHIFAATIDTFPQLYADGSTAELGTAIVATTKIIARSLDCPQLLMAHQGRGILLCVMTTAQPPNWEAVEEAIQREITQMDLRFGHKGKIAFSLSVGKPIQPYASPTQRVKKTFDRAIARVTGPQKQSFVASEPKLRSAAFAQ; encoded by the coding sequence ATGTACAAGACCAGATCGCGTGCACAGATTTACTGTCCTGTTTTAGAAGAAGTGTTCAAAATTCGGACTCCTGCCATAGTTTCGCCTCAGGGTTGCATTAGCCTATTGAGAGCGATTTATATTCAATACGTTTTATTACCCGAGGTTTTTCAAATGAACATATTGGCTGTCGACGACGATCCTATCATTCTAGATTTGATCCGGACAACAGTGCAGCCCCTACGAGAGATCACAGTCACCACGTCATCCTCAAGCTTGGAGGCCTGGGATTTGTTGTCAGCAGGTGCTGCGCATTTTGATTGCCTGCTGCTCGATATCGAGATGCCGGACATTGACGGCATTACCCTATGCCGCCAGATCCGATCCCTGCCAGACCATCTCGACACCCCCATCCTTATGTTGACAAGAAGGACAGATGCCCTCTCCGTGGGGCATGCCTTTGTTGCCGGGGCGACAGACTACGTCACAAAACCCTTTGAGCTGGGCGATCTCAAATCGAGACTGCGGGTGGCAGACCGGATGGTGAAGAGGTCTGACGCCGTCCCCCAGATCCCAGCCCGAGCCTTGCAAAAAATCGGACTGCCAGGCGTGCATTTGTTCAACGAAGACCAGCCGTTGCATATCAAAGATGTCCCCCAGCTTATCGGGCCCTTTTCGCTCGGCGCCTATCTTTCCCAGCTGTCTCGCAGCAGCCTGGACGACTGTCATATTTTTGCAGCCACAATCGATACCTTCCCACAGCTCTATGCCGATGGCTCCACCGCAGAACTGGGCACAGCGATCGTTGCCACTACGAAGATCATTGCCCGCAGTCTTGACTGCCCGCAGCTGCTGATGGCCCACCAAGGCCGCGGGATCTTGCTTTGCGTGATGACCACGGCGCAACCTCCAAACTGGGAGGCCGTCGAAGAGGCCATCCAACGCGAGATTACGCAAATGGACCTGCGGTTTGGCCACAAAGGCAAGATCGCATTTTCTCTTTCGGTCGGCAAACCCATTCAGCCCTATGCCAGCCCCACACAGCGCGTCAAAAAAACCTTCGACCGGGCCATCGCCCGGGTGACGGGCCCGCAAAAACAAAGCTTTGTTGCTTCAGAACCAAAGCTGCGCTCAGCAGCGTTCGCGCAGTAA